A genomic window from Equus asinus isolate D_3611 breed Donkey chromosome 25, EquAss-T2T_v2, whole genome shotgun sequence includes:
- the S100A10 gene encoding protein S100-A10 encodes MPSQMEHAMETMMFTFHKFAGDKGYLTKEDLRVLMEKEFPGFLENQKDPLAVDKIMKDLDQCRDGKVGFQSFFSLIAGLTIACNDYFVVHMKQKGRK; translated from the exons ATGCCATCTCAAATGGAACACGCCATGGAAACAATGATGTTCACATTTCACAAATTTGCTGGGGATAAAGGCTACTTAACAAAGGAAGACCTGAGAGTACTCATGGAAAAGGAGTTCCCCGGATTTTTGGAA aatCAAAAAGACCCTCTGGCCGTGGACAAGATAATGAAGGACCTGGACCAGTGCCGAGACGGCAAAGTGGGCTTCCAGAGCTTCTTTTCGCTAATTGCCGGGCTCACCATCGCATGCAATGACTATTTTGTAGTACACATGAAGCAGAAGGGAAGAAAGTAG